Sequence from the candidate division WOR-3 bacterium genome:
GGGCCCGATGGCATCTCACATAGGCTGAGACCAGTCAAGTCACGGCTCGGTCACAGGTTGGCCGGTTGCCGCCATTCGGCTGCACCCTGGAGCGGCTTCAGGCACATTGGCCATTCACCATAGATATAAGATTAACATTTTCAACCACTTAATGCATCGAACGTGGCCAACATATTGCTTGACGTGGGAGACAGGTGGGTATAGAATCAAGCCAGATTGAAGCTAAGTGGTGAAATGTGGTAGAAGATAGCTACGATTTCCTCTTCCTTGGTGACCACACTCATGCTGTGGACACCAAGAATCGCGTGGCTATTCCTTCGAGTTTCAGGCGAAGTTTCCCAACCGGCACCGAGGACAGGGTGGTGCTGTTGCGCGGAGCCAGCGGGTGCATCGAAGCGCACGTCCGGCCCGAGTGGCGGGTGCACGTGACGCGGCTCAGGAATCTCGACCTCTACAATGAGCAAGATCTGGTGCTGCGGAGGTTGTGGCTGCCGGGTGCCGCCGAGATAGAGCTTGATGCGCAGGGCCGGGTGCTCCTGCCGAAGAAGCTCACCGACATGGCAGGCATCGGCGCCGAGGCACGATTTGTCGGTCTCGGTCCGTTCTTCGAAATCTGGAGCCCCGCACGGTTCGACGAGTACGTGGCCCAGAACAGCCGGCTTTACGACGATCTTATTAAGAGGCTTGATGGTAGACGAGCGACC
This genomic interval carries:
- a CDS encoding division/cell wall cluster transcriptional repressor MraZ, whose amino-acid sequence is MVEDSYDFLFLGDHTHAVDTKNRVAIPSSFRRSFPTGTEDRVVLLRGASGCIEAHVRPEWRVHVTRLRNLDLYNEQDLVLRRLWLPGAAEIELDAQGRVLLPKKLTDMAGIGAEARFVGLGPFFEIWSPARFDEYVAQNSRLYDDLIKRLDGRRATEERAAVPGGLSQHNVPSAGNAP